From one Acidobacteriota bacterium genomic stretch:
- a CDS encoding DUF2341 domain-containing protein, with amino-acid sequence MCGNKKLARRRLGSVLLFVTFFTTILSTTAAGSDAAAFSFWDSVKEFLGIGTAQVKSLQKEPSDPLGGWFDPAWASRRPITVSNTGSALTDYQVLITLDGAFDFSRANIDGSDVRAVSDSGAALPFWIESWNAAGNLARIWVKIPSIPNGSSTIYLYYGNPAASSASNGGNTFDFFDDDWASLSARWTINGGAPVVNSGVVAFASGATMQSRTFFSPGRALGFRGWFKHGGGSYKWGGFLNGVNTPYTYIGTVGDSGYPNVILTNNTTGTRRASDLGVLTGAFHIYEVTWTSTATRAFLDRASSSAGSLTQDIPTSSLPIQLGNYNDNRSTFDVDWVYLRNFRESEPTLAVGVEEGNQSADLELAVSDSPDPVMVGDPLTYSFTVTNHGPLVATAVVLSDNLPASVIFGSATASQGSCSGTASVTCDLGDIANNGMATVSVVVNPNAAGTIVNSAGVSSATTDHNTANNNASASTVANAPNTADLGITQTDSPDPVRVGNTLTYTLVVTNDGPATATGVNVNDILPSGVTYVSATSDHGTCSRPGAVSCDLGTLNNGASANITITVTPNSAGLFTNQASVSGIEPDPFTTNNSTNETTRVSAPSLGAIVLVNSNSPAYPDFQHFIQPYLDNFGVPYTVLDVATTAVETDVNDYALIIIGHRQIDAGNTCSGAPCLNSTEQTNITNAVNAGAGLINFDNDLSADGSTARYQFIQDIFNFGYAAPASGSGVLFTTAAGSHYITERHQTGESIGTGSMTLADVTLPGDATTLATTGGAPFLAVRNSGPGRAVQWGTYDWMSVSVKGPVYGLDDLVWRSMAWAARKPFIMQGMPPFLTMRVDDESGPFDWIHVANEVGIKPWAGVFLSNIDESEAADLSSLVNAGHATTSIHAFNGSWFYWNQTDAQIAANFVTGTQWHQTHNIPISKYVLPHYYQFGSNSFAGMADWGVQCVGTQMDPDQGYGAPWIMSGPYRKYETGSSSGGTPQYSADYMTIPGHPEFNGRFFNLVTEIRDDLGYEWYPNNDVPGTIGHGTLQTKRALDSMVLATLFTHDQSVSGITMENWRSILQGITANIAPYHPINVTMDEACQYIKSKHDSTIVGSSYDAATRRVTVNYSGVTQVPTKYYLFMDDHGAIRDMWVDVPQFSGSTQVLFTLPGELDHIVVTPATPSVVTGATQQFAAQGFDASNNPIPNLTVSWSIGNGGGTINSSGLFTAGPTPGTYNNTIVASVGSITGTASVTVVAPTLDHFNFQTIASPQYIGAPFQINITARDASNNLFTGYTGQANLSSSVGAVTPAVTGNFSNGSWTGTVSLDQAAGNVILTASAAGSNGISNSFAVLAAPTLDHFAIQTIASPQIVNVPFQVTITALDASNNPLPVYADHPNLSASAGAITPVATGDFIGGSWTGTVSLSQIAANVTITVSDGTATATSNAFAVEAPPPYYQLTSPSYVQTTGVPFNVNVEAYQATINAWEDNHQDPVLTTTTDVNTLTYNAANGQWTEFLYEPSRPYPTILASVLHTTNLPTMRFYLNGIPNGRYQVVANLYDNARMRYFFGYTSANPSAFYVDTLGNATGTQHREYILGTIEVTANSFNLYVNNAQLLSGDYEMFGWAWIRLAPAEPAPPSDITLNLWEDTHQDPVLVTTTDVPTLISNSNNHLWTEFLYTTSRPFPSVMGSALHTPVTPTMHFYGGGIPNGQYQAYANLYDTNPLRYFYGYTSTDPNALYVDTTGAATGGTQHREYSLGTVNISNGSFDLYVNRADQLPGATYDIFGWAWIRLSPQFVPPSNLTLSSSSATMQFDANGNGVFGEAGDNVKALTNGSLSIPARDTAPGTGIIITGTDFLGQTGSNTYMVRSPTATLTVTKDGSGSGTVTSNPAGIDCGATCAADFATSTVVTLAAAADISSVFTGWSGSDCSGTGTCVVTVDGAKSVTATFAINTYTITASVGSGGSISPNGAVQVDHGSNRTFTIVPDPNYHVLDVLVDGLSVGPVTSYTFNNVTGNGHTIAATFAVDLRTISGSIHNSSNAPVSNVSVSITGGSPSTTTDASGNYSFADLPAGAGYTITPTLAGYVFDPISRSYSNLSGNVTTGNFIGYTGTAPRVIKAISQNVAPAAQVIVPVTMVSQGTEHGVAFSVAYDQNVLSYLSVVAGDDCAGCAVNAASGTPGQLGITAVMPADQVITAGTRQVIRITFNTTPTTPMFTGSAIAFGDAPTARQVTSADNDPLAATYANGFVTFTVGYEASVSNRPHGNDDGTITVSDYAETGLFVVGLDQPHPLYNELQRADSAPRGTRGDGRLTTADYVQSGRYSAGLDPVQPAGGAAFAGLFSPEEMTKRQDDLLSLLPRVLYADDAQTSPGQQVTVSVRIDANGDENGFGFTVSYDGTKLGNPLVLTGADLPVASPMSNTLTPGKVGVVTAAGIGETIPAGTREIARIRFDVLPTADLGTTPIAFTGQPVVNEVSDASAGSIPTTFTAGTVTILGPTAANASVGGIVMGSDGMAVSGARVIMTDSAGISRTVISNSFGFFRFDDIAVGETYIVTVRAKDLGFAPQAITIADEVTNLNLVAER; translated from the coding sequence ATGTGTGGAAACAAAAAACTTGCGCGCCGCCGCTTAGGCAGCGTTCTTCTATTCGTAACTTTCTTTACGACGATCCTATCAACAACCGCCGCGGGCTCCGATGCCGCGGCCTTTTCATTTTGGGACTCCGTAAAAGAGTTTCTCGGTATCGGAACGGCGCAGGTCAAATCGCTGCAAAAAGAGCCGAGCGATCCGCTCGGCGGCTGGTTCGATCCAGCTTGGGCATCTCGCCGTCCGATTACGGTTTCAAACACGGGTTCCGCCCTGACGGATTATCAGGTCCTGATCACCCTCGATGGCGCGTTCGACTTCAGCCGCGCAAACATCGATGGGTCCGACGTTCGAGCCGTGTCCGATAGCGGCGCTGCTCTGCCTTTTTGGATCGAAAGCTGGAACGCGGCCGGAAACCTCGCCCGGATCTGGGTGAAGATTCCATCCATTCCGAACGGCAGCAGCACCATCTATCTGTACTACGGAAATCCGGCCGCGAGTTCCGCGAGCAATGGCGGAAACACCTTCGATTTCTTTGACGATGACTGGGCCAGTCTTTCGGCTCGCTGGACGATCAACGGCGGAGCGCCCGTGGTGAACAGCGGCGTTGTCGCCTTTGCCTCGGGCGCGACGATGCAGTCGAGAACGTTCTTCTCGCCGGGGCGTGCACTTGGATTCCGCGGCTGGTTCAAGCACGGCGGCGGAAGTTACAAGTGGGGAGGATTCCTTAATGGAGTCAATACTCCCTACACCTACATCGGCACGGTGGGCGATTCCGGCTACCCCAACGTTATCCTGACAAACAACACGACCGGCACCCGTCGGGCCAGTGATCTTGGCGTTTTGACCGGCGCGTTTCATATCTACGAAGTGACCTGGACCTCAACGGCCACCAGGGCGTTTCTCGATCGCGCCTCTTCGTCGGCGGGCTCGTTGACTCAGGATATTCCAACGTCGTCGCTTCCGATCCAACTTGGCAATTACAACGACAACCGCTCAACCTTCGACGTGGATTGGGTTTACCTGAGGAATTTCCGGGAGTCCGAACCGACCTTGGCAGTCGGCGTTGAAGAAGGAAATCAATCGGCCGATCTCGAACTGGCGGTCAGCGATTCGCCCGATCCGGTAATGGTCGGCGATCCGCTTACCTATTCGTTCACAGTAACCAATCACGGTCCACTCGTCGCTACGGCGGTTGTCCTTTCGGATAACTTGCCGGCCAGCGTGATCTTCGGCTCGGCCACGGCCAGCCAAGGAAGCTGTAGCGGGACGGCCTCGGTTACCTGCGACTTGGGCGATATCGCCAACAACGGCATGGCGACTGTCTCCGTCGTCGTCAATCCGAATGCGGCGGGAACCATTGTCAATTCGGCCGGCGTGTCGAGCGCGACGACCGATCACAACACCGCGAACAACAACGCTTCAGCGAGCACCGTCGCCAACGCTCCGAACACCGCCGACCTCGGCATCACTCAAACGGATTCGCCGGATCCCGTTAGGGTTGGCAATACGCTCACCTATACGCTGGTGGTCACCAACGATGGCCCGGCAACCGCGACGGGGGTGAACGTCAACGACATTTTGCCTTCCGGTGTGACCTATGTGTCGGCAACATCCGACCACGGCACGTGCAGCCGCCCCGGCGCGGTTTCCTGTGACTTGGGAACATTGAACAACGGAGCTTCTGCCAATATCACGATCACGGTCACTCCGAACTCGGCAGGGTTGTTCACCAATCAGGCTTCTGTTTCGGGAATCGAGCCGGACCCGTTCACAACCAACAATTCGACGAACGAGACGACGCGGGTCAGTGCACCCTCGCTGGGAGCGATCGTTCTCGTCAACTCGAACAGTCCAGCGTATCCTGATTTTCAGCATTTCATCCAACCCTATTTGGATAACTTCGGCGTTCCGTACACGGTTCTTGACGTTGCCACGACAGCGGTTGAAACGGATGTTAACGATTACGCCCTGATCATCATCGGTCACCGCCAGATAGATGCAGGCAACACCTGCTCCGGCGCTCCCTGCCTCAATTCGACGGAACAGACCAACATCACCAACGCGGTCAATGCCGGTGCGGGCTTGATCAACTTCGACAATGATCTGTCAGCCGACGGCTCGACGGCCCGCTACCAGTTCATACAGGATATCTTCAATTTCGGTTATGCCGCTCCGGCGAGCGGATCGGGTGTGCTGTTCACGACCGCAGCCGGGTCCCATTACATCACCGAACGCCACCAGACGGGCGAATCGATCGGCACCGGCAGCATGACTCTCGCAGATGTCACATTGCCGGGTGATGCGACGACGCTGGCCACCACCGGCGGCGCTCCGTTCCTGGCCGTGCGCAACAGCGGTCCGGGCCGGGCCGTTCAGTGGGGAACCTATGACTGGATGTCCGTCTCCGTCAAGGGGCCGGTCTACGGGCTCGACGACCTGGTATGGCGAAGCATGGCATGGGCGGCCCGGAAACCTTTCATTATGCAAGGCATGCCGCCGTTTCTTACGATGCGGGTGGATGACGAATCGGGCCCGTTCGATTGGATCCACGTTGCCAACGAAGTCGGGATCAAACCGTGGGCCGGAGTCTTCCTGAGCAACATCGACGAATCGGAAGCTGCCGACCTATCGAGTCTTGTCAACGCGGGACACGCGACGACATCGATCCACGCCTTCAACGGCAGTTGGTTCTATTGGAACCAGACGGATGCCCAGATCGCGGCCAATTTTGTTACCGGAACGCAATGGCATCAGACACATAATATCCCGATATCAAAATATGTCTTGCCTCACTACTACCAATTCGGCAGCAACTCGTTCGCCGGAATGGCCGATTGGGGAGTGCAATGCGTCGGCACCCAGATGGACCCCGACCAGGGATACGGTGCACCGTGGATCATGAGCGGTCCCTACCGCAAGTATGAAACGGGCAGCAGCAGCGGCGGAACTCCACAATACTCTGCCGACTATATGACGATACCCGGTCATCCGGAATTCAACGGCCGGTTTTTCAACCTCGTCACTGAGATCCGTGACGACCTGGGCTACGAATGGTATCCCAACAACGACGTTCCGGGAACGATCGGCCACGGAACCTTACAGACCAAGCGCGCTCTGGACAGCATGGTATTGGCGACACTTTTTACTCATGATCAATCCGTATCAGGGATCACGATGGAAAATTGGCGCAGCATCCTGCAAGGGATAACTGCGAATATCGCGCCGTATCATCCCATCAACGTGACGATGGATGAAGCCTGCCAGTACATCAAGTCGAAGCACGATTCGACGATCGTCGGGAGTTCGTACGATGCGGCAACGCGGCGTGTGACAGTCAACTACAGCGGTGTGACACAGGTGCCGACCAAGTACTATCTCTTTATGGACGATCACGGGGCGATCCGGGATATGTGGGTCGATGTGCCGCAATTCTCGGGAAGTACGCAGGTACTCTTTACCTTGCCCGGTGAGCTTGACCATATTGTTGTAACGCCTGCCACTCCTTCGGTTGTCACTGGAGCGACTCAGCAATTCGCGGCACAGGGATTCGATGCCAGCAACAATCCGATTCCAAACCTAACGGTTTCGTGGAGCATCGGAAACGGCGGCGGAACGATTAACAGCAGCGGGCTCTTCACCGCCGGACCGACGCCGGGCACCTATAACAATACGATCGTCGCCTCCGTCGGTTCGATCACCGGCACGGCATCTGTGACCGTCGTCGCCCCGACGCTGGATCATTTCAACTTCCAGACCATTGCCAGCCCGCAATACATCGGGGCTCCGTTCCAGATCAACATCACCGCGCGGGACGCCTCCAACAATCTTTTCACCGGGTACACCGGTCAAGCGAACCTCAGTTCGAGTGTCGGCGCTGTAACGCCGGCCGTTACCGGAAACTTCAGCAACGGCAGCTGGACCGGTACGGTGTCTCTCGATCAAGCGGCCGGCAACGTCATCCTTACGGCGAGTGCCGCCGGCAGCAACGGCATCAGTAACAGCTTTGCCGTCCTGGCTGCCCCAACGTTGGACCACTTTGCCATCCAGACAATTGCAAGTCCTCAGATCGTCAATGTGCCGTTTCAGGTCACAATTACGGCATTGGATGCTTCGAACAATCCGCTTCCGGTTTATGCAGACCATCCGAATTTGAGTGCCAGCGCAGGAGCGATCACGCCTGTCGCGACCGGCGATTTTATCGGCGGCAGTTGGACCGGTACGGTGTCTTTGAGCCAGATCGCGGCCAACGTCACGATCACGGTCAGTGACGGCACGGCAACTGCCACCAGCAATGCCTTTGCGGTCGAGGCGCCGCCACCTTACTATCAATTGACTTCGCCGTCCTACGTTCAGACGACCGGCGTGCCTTTCAATGTGAATGTTGAGGCTTACCAAGCAACCATTAACGCCTGGGAGGACAATCATCAGGATCCGGTTCTTACGACCACAACGGACGTGAACACATTGACTTACAACGCCGCGAACGGCCAGTGGACGGAGTTCCTTTATGAACCTAGCCGTCCATACCCGACGATTCTGGCCAGCGTACTTCACACCACAAATCTGCCGACGATGCGCTTCTATCTTAACGGCATTCCAAACGGGCGTTACCAAGTCGTCGCCAACCTGTACGACAACGCGCGAATGCGCTACTTCTTCGGCTATACAAGTGCGAATCCTTCGGCTTTCTATGTCGACACGCTTGGAAACGCGACGGGAACACAGCATCGCGAGTACATTCTTGGAACGATCGAGGTTACCGCCAATTCGTTCAACCTTTATGTCAACAATGCCCAATTGCTCAGCGGCGATTATGAGATGTTCGGTTGGGCTTGGATTCGACTCGCGCCCGCGGAGCCTGCTCCGCCCTCGGATATCACGCTCAACCTCTGGGAGGACACCCATCAGGACCCGGTTCTGGTGACGACGACCGATGTGCCGACGCTGATATCCAACAGCAACAATCATCTCTGGACCGAATTTCTATATACAACCAGTCGGCCTTTCCCATCGGTAATGGGTAGCGCGCTCCATACTCCCGTGACGCCAACGATGCATTTTTACGGCGGCGGGATCCCGAACGGGCAGTATCAGGCATACGCCAACTTATACGACACCAACCCGTTGCGCTACTTCTACGGGTACACGAGCACAGATCCGAACGCTCTGTACGTGGATACAACCGGCGCGGCCACGGGCGGCACACAGCACCGTGAATACAGCCTCGGAACGGTCAACATCTCGAACGGATCGTTCGATCTCTACGTCAACCGGGCGGACCAACTCCCGGGCGCGACATATGACATTTTCGGCTGGGCCTGGATCCGGCTTTCACCGCAGTTCGTCCCTCCTAGCAATCTGACGCTCAGTTCAAGCTCGGCCACGATGCAGTTCGACGCCAACGGGAACGGTGTCTTTGGTGAAGCGGGTGACAATGTCAAAGCGTTGACAAACGGCAGCCTGAGCATCCCGGCCCGCGACACCGCGCCCGGCACGGGTATCATCATCACGGGAACGGATTTTCTGGGCCAGACCGGCAGCAACACCTATATGGTCCGATCCCCTACTGCGACCCTGACGGTCACCAAGGATGGCAGCGGCTCGGGAACTGTAACCAGCAATCCGGCCGGCATCGATTGCGGAGCTACTTGCGCGGCCGACTTCGCGACCTCAACCGTCGTCACTCTGGCCGCGGCTGCGGATATCTCCTCAGTGTTTACAGGCTGGAGCGGTTCGGACTGCTCGGGCACCGGGACATGCGTCGTCACAGTCGACGGTGCAAAGAGCGTTACTGCAACCTTTGCAATCAACACCTACACGATCACCGCCTCGGTGGGTTCGGGCGGCTCGATCAGCCCCAATGGGGCGGTTCAGGTTGACCACGGTTCGAACCGGACGTTTACGATCGTTCCGGACCCGAATTATCACGTCCTTGATGTATTGGTCGACGGTCTGTCGGTCGGACCGGTGACGAGCTACACATTCAACAATGTGACGGGCAACGGCCACACTATTGCGGCAACGTTTGCTGTTGATCTTCGAACGATTTCGGGAAGTATCCACAATTCGTCGAATGCTCCGGTCTCGAATGTGAGCGTTTCCATTACCGGCGGTTCGCCGTCCACAACGACGGATGCAAGCGGCAACTACAGCTTTGCCGATCTCCCGGCCGGAGCCGGCTATACGATCACGCCGACTCTCGCGGGCTACGTATTCGATCCGATAAGCAGGAGCTATTCGAACCTGTCGGGCAACGTTACGACGGGCAATTTTATCGGCTATACCGGCACTGCGCCGAGAGTTATCAAGGCGATCAGCCAGAACGTCGCACCGGCTGCTCAGGTTATCGTTCCGGTGACGATGGTCAGCCAGGGCACCGAGCACGGAGTCGCGTTCAGCGTCGCATACGATCAGAACGTTCTGTCATACCTGAGCGTCGTCGCCGGTGACGATTGTGCCGGGTGCGCCGTGAACGCAGCAAGCGGCACGCCGGGACAGCTGGGGATAACCGCCGTGATGCCCGCCGACCAGGTGATAACGGCCGGGACAAGACAGGTAATCAGAATCACCTTCAACACCACTCCGACGACGCCGATGTTCACGGGTTCGGCGATCGCATTCGGCGATGCCCCGACGGCCCGGCAGGTGACAAGCGCGGATAACGATCCACTGGCGGCGACCTACGCGAACGGCTTCGTGACGTTTACCGTCGGATACGAGGCGAGCGTCAGCAACCGCCCGCATGGCAACGATGACGGCACCATCACGGTTTCGGACTACGCCGAGACCGGACTGTTCGTCGTCGGGCTTGACCAACCGCATCCACTGTACAACGAACTGCAGCGGGCAGATTCAGCGCCGAGAGGGACCAGGGGCGACGGACGGCTCACGACCGCTGACTACGTCCAGTCCGGGCGGTATTCTGCCGGACTCGATCCGGTGCAACCGGCGGGCGGCGCGGCCTTCGCGGGTCTGTTCTCACCTGAGGAGATGACAAAGAGACAGGATGATCTGCTTTCCCTGCTGCCGCGGGTCCTCTATGCCGATGATGCGCAAACGAGTCCCGGTCAGCAGGTGACCGTGTCGGTCAGAATCGACGCCAACGGCGACGAGAACGGGTTCGGCTTCACCGTCAGCTACGACGGGACGAAGCTCGGCAACCCGTTGGTCCTGACGGGGGCGGATCTGCCGGTCGCGTCGCCGATGTCGAACACACTGACGCCGGGCAAGGTCGGAGTCGTCACGGCGGCCGGAATCGGCGAAACGATACCGGCGGGCACACGCGAGATCGCGAGGATTCGCTTCGACGTCTTGCCGACGGCAGATCTGGGCACGACCCCGATTGCGTTCACCGGACAACCAGTGGTGAACGAGGTCAGCGATGCGAGTGCGGGATCCATTCCGACGACCTTCACTGCCGGGACCGTCACGATCCTCGGACCGACGGCGGCAAATGCCTCTGTCGGCGGCATCGTGATGGGTTCGGACGGTATGGCCGTCAGCGGAGCCCGGGTGATAATGACCGACTCGGCGGGCATCAGCCGGACGGTGATCTCGAACTCGTTCGGGTTCTTCAGGTTCGACGACATCGCGGTCGGCGAGACCTACATTGTAACGGTTCGGGCGAAAGACCTCGGCTTCGCCCCGCAGGCGATAACGATCGCCGACGAGGTGACGAACCTGAATCTGGTCGCCGAGCGGTGA
- a CDS encoding SprT-like domain-containing protein has product MYRRSKFATLVMISASIVLLAGCAIKPVEVSNNPNANRATNVAKEEPQKGWRDSKLQKESDALLPLFGKFPVVNVRVVDEPLQKSGSETERGVAYTNCSTDKIPTIYVKNAFYLRAPRPQLVNILKHELTHAWFCTQGIQTGHDPRFQKKFKEIGGFGN; this is encoded by the coding sequence ATGTATAGACGATCCAAATTCGCGACGCTCGTGATGATCTCGGCATCGATCGTACTACTCGCCGGCTGCGCGATCAAACCGGTCGAGGTTTCTAATAATCCAAACGCCAATCGTGCAACAAACGTCGCCAAGGAAGAACCGCAAAAAGGATGGAGAGACTCGAAACTTCAGAAAGAGTCGGATGCATTGTTGCCGTTGTTCGGGAAATTCCCGGTTGTGAACGTTCGTGTCGTCGACGAACCGTTGCAGAAATCGGGGTCTGAAACGGAACGCGGAGTCGCCTACACAAATTGCTCGACCGATAAGATTCCGACGATCTACGTCAAAAACGCGTTCTATTTGAGAGCGCCGCGGCCTCAGTTGGTCAACATCCTGAAACACGAACTGACGCACGCCTGGTTTTGCACGCAAGGAATCCAGACCGGGCACGACCCGAGATTTCAAAAAAAATTCAAGGAGATCGGCGGATTTGGAAACTGA
- a CDS encoding alkaline phosphatase family protein has protein sequence MRFRILIALFVVAAAATFGQKPINDLQPTVILISLDGFRYDYLDKFKPPTLNRIANDGVRAKWMIPSFPTKTFPNHYTVATGLYPANHGIVENNVFDFGEVFTMSKRKEVENPRWWGGEPIWVTAEKQGQIAASYFFVGSETKIKDEQPTFWRKYDGGVPAQMRVDKVLGWLDLPREKRPTMITLYFSDVDDAGHAYSPEAEETKYAVWNVDSYVERLVNGLKLRKIDKKVNLIIVSDHGMAPVYLKQTTFLDDHFDFSLTERILWTNEIVQIFPKPGKTDDIYSKIGDLKHVTCWKKADIPERLNYKQGKRVAPIVCSSEEGWVTTSRKRFEDWTKDLDDLDRPRGAHGYDNKYQSMQALFIARGSAFKQRFSAEPFENVQVYNLMCKILGLNPAPNDGRIENVRSMLK, from the coding sequence GTGCGATTCCGAATTCTAATTGCTTTGTTCGTCGTGGCGGCGGCGGCCACCTTCGGCCAAAAGCCGATCAATGACCTTCAACCGACCGTCATCCTGATCTCGCTCGACGGATTCCGATACGATTATCTCGACAAGTTCAAGCCTCCGACGCTGAACCGCATCGCCAACGACGGGGTTCGCGCCAAATGGATGATCCCGTCTTTTCCAACCAAGACCTTCCCGAACCATTACACCGTCGCGACCGGGCTTTATCCCGCCAATCACGGAATCGTCGAGAACAACGTCTTCGATTTCGGGGAGGTCTTCACGATGTCAAAACGGAAAGAGGTCGAGAATCCGCGTTGGTGGGGCGGCGAGCCGATCTGGGTAACCGCCGAAAAACAGGGCCAGATCGCTGCCTCTTACTTCTTCGTCGGTTCGGAAACGAAGATAAAAGACGAACAGCCGACCTTTTGGCGTAAATATGATGGCGGAGTCCCGGCGCAGATGCGCGTCGACAAGGTCCTCGGATGGCTCGACCTGCCGCGCGAAAAGCGTCCGACGATGATCACGCTTTATTTCTCTGACGTCGACGATGCCGGACACGCCTATTCTCCCGAAGCCGAGGAGACCAAATACGCTGTCTGGAACGTCGACAGTTACGTCGAACGGCTGGTCAATGGTCTGAAACTGCGCAAGATCGACAAGAAAGTCAATTTGATAATCGTCTCGGACCACGGAATGGCTCCGGTCTATTTGAAGCAGACTACATTTCTTGACGACCACTTTGATTTCAGTCTCACGGAACGCATCTTATGGACGAACGAGATCGTTCAGATCTTTCCAAAACCCGGAAAGACCGACGATATTTATTCAAAGATCGGCGATCTCAAGCACGTGACCTGCTGGAAGAAGGCCGATATCCCCGAACGACTCAACTACAAACAGGGCAAACGCGTTGCACCGATAGTCTGCTCGAGCGAAGAAGGCTGGGTGACGACATCCCGCAAGCGTTTCGAGGATTGGACAAAAGACCTCGACGATCTCGACCGTCCGCGCGGCGCGCACGGCTACGACAACAAGTACCAGTCTATGCAAGCGCTTTTCATCGCGCGGGGCTCCGCGTTCAAACAACGCTTTTCCGCCGAACCGTTTGAAAATGTTCAGGTTTACAACCTGATGTGCAAGATTCTCGGGCTCAATCCGGCGCCGAACGACGGCAGGATCGAGAATGTCCGCTCGATGTTGAAGTAA
- the asnS gene encoding asparagine--tRNA ligase: MNQTYINELKEHIGEEVTLKGWLYNSRSSGKLVFLQLRDGTGIVQCVCFRPNDEELFEVAKGLGQESSIIVRGTVKEDTRSAIGVELDVTGLEVIQNAHDYPITPKEHGTEFLMDHRHLWIRSKRQHAALRVRHTVIKAVRDFFDSNGFILADTPIFTPAACEGTTTLFEVDYFGDDKAYLTQSGQLYNEATAAAFGRSYAFGPTFRAEKSKTRRHLTEFWMVEPEMAYAQLDDVMNLGEQMIGFIVERVLSDRQEDLKVLERDVSKLESIAAPFPRIHYDDAVKMLQEGFTKGELEHNFEWGGDFGAPDETYLSNQFGTPVFVHHFPAAIKAFYFERDKERPELALGVDLLAPEGYGEIIGGGERAFDLDFVEKQIEAHGLPKESFEWYLDLRRFGAVPHAGFGMGIERCTAWMCGIEHVRETIPFPRMLYRLRP; encoded by the coding sequence ATGAACCAAACATACATCAACGAACTTAAAGAACATATCGGCGAAGAAGTTACGCTGAAGGGCTGGCTTTATAACTCGCGTTCGAGCGGCAAGCTCGTTTTTCTGCAACTGCGCGACGGCACCGGAATCGTCCAGTGCGTCTGTTTCAGGCCGAATGACGAGGAACTTTTCGAAGTCGCAAAAGGTCTCGGGCAGGAATCTTCGATCATCGTTCGCGGCACCGTCAAGGAAGACACGCGGTCGGCGATCGGCGTCGAACTCGATGTGACGGGGCTTGAAGTTATCCAGAACGCACACGATTATCCGATCACGCCGAAGGAACACGGCACCGAGTTTCTGATGGATCATCGCCATCTTTGGATTCGATCGAAACGGCAGCATGCCGCGCTGCGCGTCCGTCACACGGTGATCAAGGCGGTGCGCGATTTTTTTGATTCCAACGGATTCATCCTCGCCGACACGCCGATCTTCACGCCGGCCGCGTGCGAGGGCACGACGACGCTCTTCGAAGTCGATTATTTCGGCGACGACAAAGCCTATCTGACGCAGAGCGGACAGCTTTACAACGAAGCGACGGCCGCCGCGTTCGGCCGCAGTTACGCATTCGGCCCGACATTTCGGGCCGAGAAATCGAAAACGCGGCGGCATTTGACCGAATTCTGGATGGTCGAACCTGAAATGGCCTACGCCCAGCTTGACGACGTGATGAATCTCGGCGAGCAGATGATCGGATTCATCGTCGAGCGAGTTCTGAGCGACCGCCAGGAAGACCTAAAAGTTCTCGAACGGGATGTCTCGAAGCTCGAGTCGATCGCCGCGCCTTTTCCGCGCATCCACTACGACGATGCGGTCAAGATGCTGCAGGAAGGGTTCACGAAGGGCGAACTCGAGCACAACTTCGAATGGGGCGGAGATTTCGGCGCGCCCGACGAGACTTATTTGTCCAACCAGTTCGGCACGCCGGTCTTCGTCCATCACTTCCCCGCCGCGATCAAGGCGTTCTATTTCGAACGCGACAAGGAACGACCGGAGCTCGCGCTCGGCGTCGACCTGCTCGCTCCGGAAGGTTACGGCGAGATCATCGGCGGCGGCGAACGCGCGTTCGATCTGGATTTTGTTGAAAAGCAGATCGAGGCGCACGGTTTGCCGAAGGAATCGTTTGAGTGGTATCTCGACCTTAGACGTTTCGGCGCCGTGCCGCACGCCGGATTCGGAATGGGAATCGAACGCTGCACCGCCTGGATGTGCGGTATCGAGCACGTTCGCGAAACGATCCCGTTTCCACGGATGCTGTACCGGCTCAGACCTTAG